In Microtus ochrogaster isolate Prairie Vole_2 unplaced genomic scaffold, MicOch1.0 UNK34, whole genome shotgun sequence, one genomic interval encodes:
- the LOC101999848 gene encoding kelch repeat and BTB domain-containing protein 7-like, with product MQSWEDRPHSSLLASGSRGRRSNRISKPSVSAFFAGAEELEDTGHSAALLAQLKNFYDTRMLCDVTIEVVTPGSEPSTRRLFSCNRNVLAAASPYFKTMFTSGMYESQQSRVTIRDVDIESFDVLVNYCYTGRLSLTEAKVQHLYVASDMFQLLYVREACASFMARRLDLTNCIAILKFADAFHDHMLHSQTQAFIASNFKQLSRMGSNLEETLADLTPVQLAPILSLDSLNVESEKTVCDVALQWLEAAPEERGPSAAAVFKYIRWALFRAEDQDYLEGLLTKPMVKKYCLDIIAGALLQLHFGHPPYKAVAPKPDSSNSCSSSSSVVSVAENPPRRLGMCAKEMVIFFGHPRDPFLCYDPYSEDIYTMPSPLTHLAHARNITPSAVCVSPDHDIYLAAQFRKDLWVYKPVLNCWHQLENRLLCREGMDIAYLDGYVYILGGRNPITGAKLREMECYSVQRNQWTLVAPVPHSFYSFELIVVQHCLYAVNSKRMVCYDPSHNRWLNCASLKQNDFKDACVFKDEIYCICDTPVVKVYNPARGKWRQISNIPLDSEIHNYQIVSYSQKLLLITATTPQWKKNRVIVYEYDTRENQWINIGTMLDLVKFFSGFICLSTRVYPSYLEPGQDVIIGEDDATSDSSTEWAFYDFSDSDSESGTSSSLSEDEVWVQVAPRQNTPVTK from the exons ATGCAGTCCTGGGAAGACAGACCGCATTCTTCCCTCCTTGCCAGTGGCAGCAGAGGGAGGCGGTCCAATAGGATTTCCAAGCCCTCGGTGTCGGCTTTTTTCGCGGGAGCCGAGGAGTTAGAGGATACTGGACATTCTGCAGCCCTCCTGGCCCAGCTCAAGAATTTTTACGATACGCGAATGCTGTGTGATGTGACCATCGAGGTGGTGACACCCGGCAGCGAGCCTAGCACCAGGCGCCTCTTCTCGTGCAACCGCAACGTGCTGGCAGCAGCGAGTCCCTACTTCAAAACCATGTTTACAAGCGGTATGTATGAGAGCCAGCAATCCAGGGTGACCATCCGTGATGTGGATATTGAGTCTTTCGATGTCTTGGTCAACTACTGCTACACGGGCCGCTTGTCCCTTACTGAGGCCAAAGTGCAGCACTTATACGTGGCCTCAGATATGTTCCAACTTCTGTATGTGCGGGAAGCCTGTGCTTCCTTCATGGCTCGCCGGCTTGACCTGACCAACTGCATTGCCATCCTCAAATTTGCTGATGCTTTTCACGATCACATGCTGCACTCACAGACCCAGGCCTTCATAGCTTCCAACTTCAAGCAGCTCAGCAGGATGGGTTCCAATCTTGAGGAGACACTGGCAGATCTGACCCCGGTGCAGCTGGCGCCGATCCTGAGTCTAGATAGTCTGAATGTAGAGAGTGAGAAGACGGTGTGTGATGTGGCCTTGCAGTGGCTCGAGGCTGCTCCTGAAGAGCGAGGCCCCAGTGCTGCAGCAGTCTTTAAGTATATTCGTTGGGCACTCTTCCGTGCAGAAGATCAGGACTACCTGGAAGGGCTACTAACCAAGCCTATGGTGAAGAAGTACTGCCTGGACATTATTGCAGGGGCCCTCCTGCAGCTGCATTTTGGTCATCCGCCCTACAAGGCAGTAGCACCCAAGCCAGACAGCAGCAATAGCTGCAGTAGCAGCAGTTCTGTTGTTTCTGTAGCTGAAAATCCACCCCGAAGGTTGGGTATGTGTGCCAAAGAGATGGTAATCTTTTTTGGACACCCCAGAGATCCTTTTCTCTGCTATGACCCTTATTCTGAAGATATTTACACAATGCCATCTCCTTTGACGCACTTGGCACACGCTCGTAACATTACCCCCTCGGCTGTTTGTGTCTCTCCAGACCATGACATCTACCTTGCTGCCCAGTTCAGGAAAGACCTATGGGTCTATAAACCAGTCTTAAATTGTTGGCATCAACTGGAAAACCGCTTGCTGTGTAGGGAGGGCATGGACATTGCATACCTGGATGGCTACGTTTACATTTTGGGTGGGAGAAATCCAATTACTGGAGCTAAATTGAGGGAAATGGAATGTTATAGTGTTCAGAGGAACCAGTGGACACTAGTCGCTCCTGTACCCCACTCCTTTTATTCCTTTGAACTAATAGTGGTTCAGCATTGTCTTTATGCTGTCAACAGTAAGCGCATGGTCTGTTATGATCCTAGCCATAATAGGTGGTTGAATTGTGCTTCTCTTAAGCAAAATGACTTTAAGGATGCCTGTGTCTTCAAAGACGAAATCTATTGTATTTGTGACACGCCAGTTGTGAAGGTCTACAACCCAGCCAGAGGAAAGTGGAGGCAGATTAGTAATATTCCATTGGACTCAGAAATCCACAACTACCAGATTGTCAGTTATAGTCAAAAGTTGCTGCTCATCACTGCTACCACCCCTCAATGGAAAAAGAACCGTGTGATAGTCTATGAATATGATACTAGAGAAAACCAGTGGATTAACATAGGAACCATGTTAGATCTTGTGAAGTTTTTCTCTGGCTTTATTTGCTTGAGTACTCGAGTTTATCCTTCCTATCTTGAACCTGGTCAGGATGTCATCATTGGCGAAGATGATGCAACGAGTGACTCTAGCACTGAATGGGCCTTCTACGATTTCAGTGACTCGGACTCTGAATCAGGAACTTCAAGTTCACTTTCTGAAGATGAAGTGTGGGTTCAGGTTGCACCTCGGCAAAATACACCAG TGACCAAATGA